The Nymphalis io chromosome 3, ilAglIoxx1.1, whole genome shotgun sequence genome contains the following window.
attagtttgtaaaaatactcattattattatatatatacaatcattTTGACTTGAGATTATTTTTATCCAAATGCGAGACTATTATTTCGATATACgagtataattttttaaatgaggtgctgtattttattttgatttttattttaaaactattcaaTTCCACCGGCATTATGCAATGCGATGTTTGcaggttaataataaaaagtgcacTCTACCTACGCGATATTCTCTTAAtgcattcatattttatacaatgcAGTTGGCGTTTTCATTCTATTCATGTAATAAGCTTATCTTTAGGCTTAACGTTGATATGATCAGACGTAGGCAGTCAATGATACAAAAGATTATAACAATCGGTGTCACCAGTGGGCTGTTAAGTACCCATATAGGTAAACAGAATTGTTCCACATGTATCATTTATTGGATTAAGTTTTCTGCATCGGACACGTGATTGATGATGTCATCtcatatgtgttttatttatacattacacgTTCCAAAAATAATTCACACTGTACTACAAAGCCCATACCAATGATTGGCTTTAAGAAATCATTGTTACGATTTTTGAAGGCATTATTTTTCTCTTGTGGTAATAccctatgtatttataaaattcaacgtttaaaactaatatttaattatatataaacgtttatatCTAATGCGttgagaaaattttattaaacaacaatTAATGGTCTCTATAtggaatacatttttatactcGATGCAAATATgctcttacaaatatttttgaattgtcattttacaagtttaatATTGATCAAAACATTTCAACATCTAATATGCCTTGATctgtgattaaatttaaaaaaaaaattagaatgcgAATCTGTATTTCCCTGaagaaagtttaaaattataaattaagtaaatattttttacggctTAAAAATGCCCTAGAGATCACTTTGGCTGTTAATGgtgtttatttatagataattattttgctCTTTTGTTATATCCTCAGGGCGCACATTTGGCTGTGATAGAAGCTGTGATGATGCTATACGCGCGAGAAGTGGTGACGTTAGACCGCGTGTCAGCGGCTGCGCAACGCTTCGGCACTAGTCAGCCGCTGCCCGTCGGCTCCAGCATTCCTCACGAAGATGGTCTACTCTGTTGGATCAACGCGGCATGCGCAGCGCTAAACAAGGCTGAGGTATTTACATTTATGACAAAAATTATTTGAGATTATTTGTCAATTCAAGCGTGTCATATAATGCTTCGTCCTAGATACTAAATTGGCATATACGTTTCCAAGTTTCAGatacaatattattcaaaacttaCTGATGATTTTGTAATCTTTATCGTTGGAAATAAAATCCGTAAACGAGACATATTCTCTATGGatgaaaataagattaaaactaCAATATTCCACTTCCAGGAGAACACATCGTCACACGTACCGATGGTGAAAAGTCTCCAAGACCTGTGCGATGGTACCGCACTGGCCGCCCTCATCTCGTTCTACTGCCCCGAGGCACTTCCGCGGTCAGCAGTGCGCGTCGGACGCATGGTCTCCATACAAGACTGCCTGCATAATCTCATGCTGGTGTACGAGTTCTGTCAGAGCAGTCTACCTCACAACGTGTTCCACATGATGCCAGAGGACGTTACGTATATGCGAGGGTGAGTTATTGGTATATTTCGATAATCATttcgaaaatttaaaattcgtataataaagctttatttttttaacatgagtAATGTtgcaaaaaatgaaaaataaaaacaattattcctTTTAAAGTGTTCAAGCCTTTAGCAcataaaaaagagttaattATAGCAATTAgttcaaatgtatattttattgtatgtttatacttttattttctaaaaaataatattatattagttgttaaaataattttcaggtcGATGCGTCAAAATTTAATAGCGATGCTCGCGGATCTATTCAATATGTTAGAAGTACATCCTGTCAAATCAGTTAAATATCCAGGAATCGGTGAGTACAGGCAATAatcatacttatatttaatataacatgtaTCAATGTTGCATGCTAGAACTAATGGGAGTATGTGGTCATAATATCAAAGGTCCTATGCCcacttcattataatatattatataaaattgtggaCGCGGTGGAGTAATGCTTTTGTAACGCAACATATTTATTCGACAATCGGGCTTATTTTAGTACGGGGATTATTGTattcatattgtttatattaaatgttatcgaAGAAAACTAAGGTCGTGTGACTGCgatcattatacatttttattatgatttataattactaCTCTTTCGTCTCAAGAAAAATTAAGGGTAAGTATACAATTTgcgtttaattacaataaaaaagtgaTGAGCCGATTAACGACGATGAGCTTCTTTCActggtaatataatataactgcaCTAATTGGCTGTAAATTTTTAACTAACATTGAGAAAAATACACGCATTTTCGATCTATTCAAAATCGACGCTCGGAGTGTATTTCGGGGCCACGTTTATCAAAGTTTGGCTCGGTGAGCGCGCGAGTCGCGCGGCGGTAGAGTAGCGCGGGAGTGACGCGCGTGTTGCGTGTGTAGCGGGCGAGGAGTGCAACGCGCACGGCGTGCGGCACAGACGCAGTctgccgccgccgccgccgcagcCCATCCCCGAGCtgcgcgccgcgcccgccctCTGCGCGCACGCGCTGCCCTTCGCAGGTACTGTGCGTGTCGTGTGCGTGTCGTGTGCGTGTCGTGTGCGTGTCGTGTGCGTGTCGTGTGCGTGTCGTGTGCTGACTCACGAGGGGAAGGCAATCGAAATGTAAATGTTCACTCGGGGGATGGAGACGTCTTGTAAAATCCTTACTTCATACTATCTCATCCGATTCGtaatgagttttattttaattgcctCCCCCGAATCCACTCGGACATCGACGAAACCATTTGTGTGGCACGTGTTTGTTCATCGATTTATCGATTCATTACATGTTTTAAAGCAGTCGGAATAAATGTGTCTGTCAATAATTATGATGCAGGAGATTGTGAAAGTTGTGTTCAGGgcttttttgtgttatatttttcgattatttttcgtttttatttattataataaaatacctccTGTATGCTTTTAACGAATTAATCCAgctttttaatagttaataccTGCCAGATTTAGTTCACCTGCAACGATGCTTTGCATGCATTGCTTTTGCCATTTTAATGCTTCAGCACGTTAAACCACAGGCATGGAGTTATTGACGTTATGTCCTCAAGGCTCccaagaaatatataaagtatcttataataattacattatatcgtgaaagtaaaaaaaactgtgGTTACAAATGTTAATGTAGTTTTTTCTACACAAACATCTTGTCAAATCGATAATTGCCTTGAGTTTTTGATAAGTGTAGATAGTTTTCTTTTCAGTTTGCATACGTGTATAGGTTGTTGTCTTTAGAATGCACATACCGAGTtctaatttatcttatttaaagttattaatttaaaataatattattgtccgaattttaaataattttggatatcgttaataacaataatcattaaaatttgagtttaaaataaaaacgctaAACATAAATGCAGACGCACAGTGTGGCGATAGTTTGTGTTAACAATGAATGAATCGTAAGCTGTACCACAATGTCCAGTGTCGCGCTCCCCGTCGGCGGGCGGCGTGCGCGCGCGCGGGCCGGCCAGCCGCTCGTCGTGCTCCACGCCCGAGCGCCGCAGCTGCAGCCCGCAGCGGGACGACTTCGTGGTGCACAGCCGCCGGGCCATCACCACGCTGTCCGCCATGGCGAGGCGGGACGACGACAGTGAGTCTcgacattttaatgttttgtttactcGCTTAGAAGTTGGAGCTAATATAACTAAATGAAAATTGTTGTGTtgcaaagtaattattaattggAATTGTCATCGTTAGTAGTACTTAATTCACTCCAAGTACGCCCAAAGaagtttcaaataataaatgggTCAACGTGTGAAATGTCATCGCGGAGTCGCCAGTCTACCGAGCGCGTAGTGATCGCCGGCCCGGTCCGCCCGCAGTGTTCGCGGAGCACGTGACGGCGGCGGGGCGGCCGTCCAACTGGGCGGAGTCCCGCGAGAGCAGCTTCGCGGGGCGGCGCTCGCGGCGCTCGTCCGTGACGGACGACAGCCAGCTCACCGTGGAGAACTTCGGCGGCTCGCAGGACCGCCTGCAGTTCGCCGGCCGGAACCCGGAGAAGGAGCTCGCCACGCTCGCCAACGTGCGCAAGATATCCGCGCCCGCAGGTGACCCACCTCACTTTGTATGCGCATTATTTGGTGCTGGGTTCATTTATGTGCTAGACCTGACATGCTGTTTCGAACATTCGAACGGCGTCGGTATGTGCTTAGTACGTACGTGCGTATAGTACATTGGAATCGTTgatcatttcatttaataacaaCTACAAACTCGTTTTGATGTTGTTACGCGCTCATTTACAGGCCCACTAGACCACAATCCACCACTTCGTTCCTCACGGCAAGACATCCGCGGCTCCATTCAATTCTTCCACGGGGATTATCAGAACGGCGCTCAGGACGACCGACAGAAGGTGGAGCGTCAGCAGTCGCAGCCACAGACCACGGACCCCCCTTTCAACCCCATCAAGCGACAGCTCAGCAGCGACACCATCGGTCAGAACTTCGGGTTCAACCACAAGGGCGGCGGAGACGGGTTTTATTTAAACGAGCGGGACGCTCCTGACGGTGACGTCACGAAAACGAGCTACGCGGATCTCAGTAAAATTAGGAATAACGGTGATCAGACAGGTAGGTCTATAAAAAATAGCttccttataaaaaaattagatcGACTTATTTCATGGTAGTTCTCCATTCACGCCTACGAGAATAAGTTCATCCACGGATAACAATTCTATTTTGGTAATATTGAAGGTAAAAattccataataattatacatagatTCATTATGGCCTTTACgtcatcattattttttttcgataGTGAATGATGCTAGCAGCTTTGCATATTGCTTTCATTCGACCACATATTCCCGTACTAATCTCGTATAATATAAGACTGTAGATTTGTTTTACGCatgtttaatagtattttttttgtacccGAAGCTGAAATTTTAAGgctttgaagtaaaataaaatttattccatATTTTATCAATCACTAGTAGTATATGAGAATGAGTATATAATGTTTCAATAATTGACTCATCCGTAACTTagatgcattttatttatttgtaaaactttttgAGTGATTCATATCATAAGTAAATCTGACTTTATAtgctacaattatatatttctgttaaaAGTCAGTCgtgttaaatatacatttaattttaattttacaaataaaattttattttttattatgtataaattgtacACCGTTAAGTGTACTAGTAGTAAAAAAGACGCATATAAAACAAGTAATGttggtttttatattgtaaaatatttacatttagtaTTTAGTAAATTTGTTGTTGATGTATGATggattctaccaacccgcattggagcagtgtggtggaataagtgaataagctccaagccttctcctcaaaagggagatgaggccttagcccagcagtgggacattaacaggctgttactgtatgattTGGTCGTGTCGTCAGGTCCGGGCACGCCGGAGCGCCGCAAGACCTCGTTCTCGACGCCCCCGCCCAGCACCACCACGTGGCAGCAACACTTCCTGCAGCACGAGAACCAGCCCAGTCAGTACCGCTTCTTACTTACGTCGCGATTttgtgttacatttatttatacattttgtttttttttattattataatttgctgAATACGTTTCGACGATTGCGACAAAATGGTACCAAATATTGTATTACGGGGATGAGCTCCCAGGATGAACGTGTGGAGCGTTACGAAGTCGTTACAAAGCCGCGGTCCACTTGGTAGCGTTAGGCGGTGCGCGTGTGGCGCGTGTGGTGTGCACGTAATGACGTTGGTTCCGCACTAAGACGGCGACGAGGCGGCGTCGGAGgaggcggcgggcggcggcgggcAGGCCATGGCGGCGCAGCTCAACAACATCCGCCTCAAGCTGGAGGAGAAGCGGCGCCGCATCGAGCACGACAAGCGCCGCATGGAGCTCGCCGTCAGCCGCCAGCGCCAGCAGCTCGGCCAGCAGGCCTTCCTGCAGGCCGTCACCCGGGTGAGTGTTCTCATTGAGTAGCATTCGATGGCAAACAGTTCGCCCGCGAGCGGGTGACTATCGAACGAATGATATATAAGGGTGGGGGCTGTGTGGTTAATTAGTGAATgtatgactttttttatttgttttctgtCTAAAATGTCTAAATTTACCGTGGAATGTGGTCGAAGTTATGTGTATATAGCTTATTCTAATCAAAGTAGGAGTggagacaaataaaaaactttgacattgaactgACCTGATATCATTAGTCGAAATCTTGAACAGTCGTTAGtgttcattattgatttgtggaaaaattgcgttttttaTGTCGGCGAATTTGGGATATctaaatctatggtttgtttatctttactcctcctACGATTGGTATAggctataataacaatattttattgttacggGGTATGTGTGGTAGACAGGTGTGACCAAAATATTTgcttcaatttttatatttgaatatacttCCTACGAATACATAAAAGCTGACATTGAATTGTATATTCAATGGTGACATTTaccacatttcttacaattaatcAACTCAAcacataaatactaaaattctataatataataatacattgtttaaatgatatttagtaatgtaactaatttttttttattaaacataaaatatatttttctatttcattagGAAACGTTTTTGCATTACCAGTTGGCCTCTTTGGTGAGTGCCCAAGTATGACCAcgtcgatatatatttttatcaacttAGATTtagaagtttttaatttatacattaatttttgtaaagTATTTCGATTGTAAAGATAATTCGATTTAGTTTCGTTCATGCTTACACAGCTTTCATTCGGATGATCGTAACATTGTATCGGCCATTGGTTATATTGTGCATAATGTTTCAAAGTGTGTTTAATTATGCCACatatttacgtattttatttacattgtgaTCAGGTATATTACGTTAGAGTATTtcgctttatattaaatacgtcATGCGTTGTAGATTACGGCAGCTTTTATATATCGAACcagttttttaaattcataaatattttgcgACGCATAAACACCATGTATAATGTCTCATAACATAAGATTCGTTCATATCGAGCAATCTTCATaagtttaattacatttttttgtcaCTCGTTTTTGcactattttttaatcaaaatcaaattcaatCAATCGCATGTGCGCATTTGAtactatgaatatattaaaattactgttctatatgaaaatattttttggaaaaaatttctattaaaatctacatttttacTAAAGAATTAGTTTATACGCGCTAATCTCAGGATCTACCGGTCCGGTTAAAGATAAAACTGCGCGGAGCAGCTAGTAacgattaaattgaatttaaaaaacgtaCGTAGCAACACGTaacagtttcacaaaaaattaaaatagaatcaCATCAGAGTTGAACTAATAAAGCACAATGTCACGAGTAACATAGtaggtaaaatataattaataaatgtgaaCACGTATCGTAATGGAGTGGTATAGTTGTTCGCACGCGAGTGAGTCGCTAACGCATGTGGGCGGCGCGTGTTGCAGGGCAAGGGCGCGCGCACGCCGGCCGACGAGCAGCCGCCCGCGCAGGTGAGTGCACACGACCCGGACGCGCATACACTACCTTATAAACGACTAACTTTTATGCTTGTTTGATATCTTTTCGAGTTGACTTTTTAATTTGGATGGTTTTTAATTTGGTTTGTAATTCAAATTTTAGGTCGTAGACGTTGAAAATTTCGCGTAttacgcatcaaaatattatatatatgtagaattcagtgaaattatatattatatacttattaaagaGTCTTCTTTAGTTAGttctattgtaataaatgtaaaatgctacttctattattttaattaaatttcgtttttaatcataaaaaagtTATCCAAATCAATAGAGAATGTTTTGGCTTTAACGATCTAAAGTCCCTCAGAGATGTCAAACCATAAATTATGAGTAACAGCACCATATtgaacggtgaaggaaaacatcgtgaggaaacctgcatgtgtctaatttcattgaaattctgccacatgtgtataatgtggaagaagctccaaaccttctcctcaaaaggcagaggaggccttagcccagaagtgggacattaacagactgttactgtactaaatTAGTTAAGACGATGTCGTAGCCGAAAACTATTAATAGTTAAGGTTATCTATTTGTACAAGTCGTTATAGTCAGTTTTGACCATGAAAttaaactttgttttaaatatatccttTTCAAGATAATtgaattaacttttaatttacatctaCAATCTCCGCATATGCACGTATTTACatcaaaatatctatttataatgttataaagtaaataatatttttttgttgtgcATGCCGTACTTTAATTTGCATGTTTAATCACATACACAAAACATGTGCGAAATTGGCgtctacattttaaaattattaaaatatatggtttagtttatttcaatttaattttgaagaaCACTATACGGGCTTGTATGCTGAATATTTTATCGTTGTGTTGCCTTTAATTGTTGTCAATACAAATGCTGGTAGTATTGTGTacgtttaattttcatttcattaagcattttattatttttcatgacgcatttttttattattttttttgttataaaggGCTTAGTTATtctaaaaaatcaaattaaaataacaatctaGATAAATTAACGAAAGTATATAatagattacatttttattttagtacaataCGTCCATAGAAATGTCGAATCTTTTAtcggtaatttttaaaataaatgaatagccAATGACGAATTCATATTTCTATAGGAAATGGTCGTTGAAGCGCCAAATCAAGCCGTGGAAAACGCAGCGATGGAACAGTACGAACAATCGATAGCAAAGTAAGTGTCCCTCTCCATATATTGGACAGATGATTTTTGTCAACTGtcagtttttacttttattttgaaattttactatCATTTCTAGTTTTAATATTCTCTATTTCGTTTATTATGTTTGTTACTTTTCAATGTAGATATATGAATCCGCGCGCACAAGCCAGTACCTAATATTTACAGAATGAACTCCAGCCTGCAGGATATACAGAGTGACATCGCGCGGCTCGCCAGTCAACAAAGCCAGCTGCAGCAACAGCAACAGCAGCAGCAACAGCAGCAACAAAATCAACAGTTACAGCAGCAGTTGCAACAACAGCAACAACAATTGCAACAGCAGCAACAACAGTTGCAGCAGCAGCAACAGCAAGCGAAGCAAATGTTCCAACAGCATCAGCCGCCACAATCACCCTTCCAGCAACAGTATCAAAACATTCAAACAAACATTCCTCAACTGGTAAGTTTTTAAATGTCAACCTAAAATAAACACACGCAAGAAGCACAGTGGTTATGGGCTCGTTCTCCTGTTGCGGCCATAAGCTTTATACTCCCTGATATCactgtaaaatatttcaagtcGGCAAGTTCTTTTAGATcgagaaattattaatattgattactcaattattaaaataaatcgttaagcattaaatgtaattaccaatcaattaatatataaatgcttCGTAAATCGTCGTCGTTGGCTACGGCTCAACTCAAGTCCTAACAGACACTTCTCAGCCTAACCTTTAAATTCACACAAACACGAAGCAGCTGACGCACAACTCACGCCTCCGCCCACTCGATTGCAGCACAGCCAATTCAGCTCACAGCACAATGTGTCGCGGCCGATCAACGCGTTCGGGTCCACGCCGCACCTCCCGCGCGACTTCTACTACGAGGCGAACCAGACGGGCCAGCCGGGCGGCCAGCAGGTCGGCCCTCAAGGCGGCCAGCAGAACTTCCAGTATCAGTACAGGGATATAGAACAAGATTTCGGTCGGCAGCAGTTCTACCTGCACGACAGTCCGGCGCCCCCGCAGCGACGCACGTGGGCGCAGCACGCGCAGCTGCAGCAGGAGAACGAGCTCCGGGGCTGGCAGGTAGGCACTGTGCCGGGCGGGCCAAGGGGATATACACTGTCGTGGGGCACGAGTCGCGGTATATACGGTCGGTGTGTATacggtatataaatatgtataaggaAATTTGAAAGttgtaaataagataaatattaatatgccgTATTATGGTTGGAAATTGTACTAGCACATTGTTTATTGAAGTCAATCTAACATTTAGTTAATTCAAATTACAGCTACATCAGCAGAACCACCAGCAGAACCAGTACCACCAACCGCAACCTGAACCGGCGCAGAGGACGTGGAATTCTCCCTCGCCTCAACCACCTCCCGAAAAAAACTGGAACCCGCAGGGCTTCGTCTTACACGAAAGGGCGAACCAGCCCTTCCAGGTTCACTACAACACTGATCGGTACCAGAACGGCACCGAGAACGTTCGAGAAACGCAAAACCATTTGAGCTATACTGTGATAAACCCTAATCAATACGCATCGCAATCGCCGCCGCTATCGAGTCCGCGACGTTCGAGGACTCCCCAACGTCAAGGATCCCTGCCAGAGGCTCGGCGACCCGAGCCAGTAGGGCTCCACCAGCTGCACTCGCCACATCCGCCGCAATATGCGCAAACTCACCAGCCACACCAACCTCATCAGACACAACAGACGCATCAACCTCACCAGACACTCCAGGCACAAAATTCCGTCCCGGCGCCCCCCGACGACATGGAACCCCAAAACATATCTTTCATCGGCAACGCCGAGGACGACGCGCTCCGGCAGGGCATCAATAGACTGAACATCTCGTCCGGCACGCGGACCTACCGCATCCCGTCGCCGACGAGGCCCTCGCTCGGCCGGAACTCGTTCCAACGACCCGAGGAACCCGCCGAGACGAACGAGAAAGGGTTTTACATTTCGTTCGACAACGAGCAACCGAAACGACCCAAGCCGCCGCTGCGGGCGAAGCGGGGCTCCCCGCGGAAGGAGCGCTCCGAGTACGCCAGCCCCGAGCGGAGTCCCGAGAGCACGTGGAGCGACGACAGGCGAGACGACAGGCGAGATGACAGGCGCGAAGAGCGTTGCGACGAGCGCCGGGAGACGCCTCGAACGGAGGCGCCGCGGGAGCGACCGCGCCCGCCTAGTGCGGAGCCCGCCGCGCTCGTCATCGGCGAGCTCAACCCCGACCCCGTGAGTATACATATCGGCAACCgtaatcatcatattatatatacatttctgGTCTATTTAGTGTAAGTACCTCAGTCTGACTAATTAGCCATTAACAGAATAACAATCTAATATTGTGTAATACATTTGTAACACgacaaaatgaatatatttacgaTCGACTCGATCGCAATTTAATGTATGCGAATGTACCTCTAATCTAAACCGGCAGAATTCCGCCGAGGAAATGGAGCGCAAGAAGGAGCGCATCATGATGCTGTCGCTGCAGCGGCGGCAGCGGGCGGACGAGGCGCGCGCGCGGGCcgaggcggcggcggcggcgcggcgcgcgcgcgacGAGGCCGAGGCCGAGGTGAAGGCGGCGCGCAAGGAGGAGCAGGCGCGCCGCCGGCAGGCCATCCTCGCGCAGTACAAGCTCAAGAAGGCCGTGGAGGAGGCCGAGCGGGAGGTGCGCTGTCCTTGTAGCCCGCCGCGACCGCTCCGCGAGGGCGACTACTAACGCACTCGTCCTGGGTTCCAGGGAAAAGTGTTCGACAAGTCCGAGTTCCTGGACACGTTGTCGCGCGGCGGCATGAACGTGGGCGGCGCGACCGGCCCGCCCACCGGTGGGGCGCGGTTGCGGGGCAAGCTGCCGGCGCGGGCGAGACCCAAGACCATCCACGTGGACAGCGGCGCGCTGCAGGCCGCCGAGGGGATGCTGGCGGGCAAGCAGCCCTCCGCTACCAATCTCACCGGTATTATTCGACACTTGAGCCCTAATGTATCCACTCAAACACGTACACGAAGCACTATTACAAGTACAAAACCATTATACGTtcgttttaatttgttatgctTATCTTATTTAATGAACTTAAGTAGCATAAAACAAAGTAGATTCGTGTCTGTCCACTTGCTTTGTAACGACACAACGGATTTTAATGGGATGTGCTCCGTTACTGaggtatttaattttgaaaatttttagaTTGGCGATTAATAAAGCAGCTACAATGTACTTTTATAGCGCTAATATAGCTGATTAAACCACTCGAGatatatcaaattaatgtaCGActgaaagataaaatattaatattttttgacaaaaagTTCACGACGGtataaaaccatttatttttgtcacacAGTATTAGTATCTATCAAAATATACATcattttttgtatacaaaaaatattgtctaaACTTTGTCATTTCCAGTAgtaaatttaatagatatttaaataaacgtgatATTATAAAAGACGTGGGTGTGGTAAAATCGGTAGGGACAGAACCAGCGGgctgattataatatttgttattatatcacTAACTTACCGATGCGTTAAGGCGGGAAGCGAGTCACTTCACACCGAAACACATGAACTCTGAAGTTcctgatatacatacatacacgaaCTATACAGTCGGTTTTATTATCAgaagtatatagtaatattatatctgCCAAAAGTATATCTCTATTATTTACTCTTAGCAAGCTCTTAGCAAaatgttgatataaaataagaaaattcaaaATCAGCTTTAAAACACATCGATCAAATTACATACAAACTACCCACCTCTCAAAACCTTAAAGCTAAAGCTCGCATGAGATGTGGCTAAGA
Protein-coding sequences here:
- the LOC126781195 gene encoding patronin-like isoform X2; the encoded protein is MVAMVASASGYGTLRRFLSAPDGQETENTGIVPSASVAVSSKQRASIKWLLSKAFNNRVPDNLQEPFYRDHEDQEHLKPPIVGGLANAELYCLALANMYSDPNYHSLNHWNILQTLSRKGVQVPDPPDCALTETVLIQTNPLKMGAHLAVIEAVMMLYAREVVTLDRVSAAAQRFGTSQPLPVGSSIPHEDGLLCWINAACAALNKAEENTSSHVPMVKSLQDLCDGTALAALISFYCPEALPRSAVRVGRMVSIQDCLHNLMLVYEFCQSSLPHNVFHMMPEDVTYMRGSMRQNLIAMLADLFNMLEVHPVKSVKYPGIAGEECNAHGVRHRRSLPPPPPQPIPELRAAPALCAHALPFAVSRSPSAGGVRARGPASRSSCSTPERRSCSPQRDDFVVHSRRAITTLSAMARRDDDMFAEHVTAAGRPSNWAESRESSFAGRRSRRSSVTDDSQLTVENFGGSQDRLQFAGRNPEKELATLANVRKISAPAGPLDHNPPLRSSRQDIRGSIQFFHGDYQNGAQDDRQKVERQQSQPQTTDPPFNPIKRQLSSDTIGQNFGFNHKGGGDGFYLNERDAPDGDVTKTSYADLSKIRNNGDQTGPGTPERRKTSFSTPPPSTTTWQQHFLQHENQPNGDEAASEEAAGGGGQAMAAQLNNIRLKLEEKRRRIEHDKRRMELAVSRQRQQLGQQAFLQAVTRGKGARTPADEQPPAQEMVVEAPNQAVENAAMEQYEQSIANLQDIQSDIARLASQQSQLQQQQQQQQQQQQNQQLQQQLQQQQQQLQQQQQQLQQQQQQAKQMFQQHQPPQSPFQQQYQNIQTNIPQLHSQFSSQHNVSRPINAFGSTPHLPRDFYYEANQTGQPGGQQVGPQGGQQNFQYQYRDIEQDFGRQQFYLHDSPAPPQRRTWAQHAQLQQENELRGWQLHQQNHQQNQYHQPQPEPAQRTWNSPSPQPPPEKNWNPQGFVLHERANQPFQVHYNTDRYQNGTENVRETQNHLSYTVINPNQYASQSPPLSSPRRSRTPQRQGSLPEARRPEPVGLHQLHSPHPPQYAQTHQPHQPHQTQQTHQPHQTLQAQNSVPAPPDDMEPQNISFIGNAEDDALRQGINRLNISSGTRTYRIPSPTRPSLGRNSFQRPEEPAETNEKGFYISFDNEQPKRPKPPLRAKRGSPRKERSEYASPERSPESTWSDDRRDDRRDDRREERCDERRETPRTEAPRERPRPPSAEPAALVIGELNPDPNSAEEMERKKERIMMLSLQRRQRADEARARAEAAAAARRARDEAEAEVKAARKEEQARRRQAILAQYKLKKAVEEAEREGKVFDKSEFLDTLSRGGMNVGGATGPPTGGARLRGKLPARARPKTIHVDSGALQAAEGMLAGKQPSATNLTGTMRRDYYRGSQDNLAERAALYRESPVEDRGGVSPGSASSGLGRRGSCKTSRERVNDEPQSTRGRSKYSTYQNNFKAGRKSSSLMNLCDSGLGRATPPRRAASPGLRALGSPASGPGSLPGALPGAIGKRRHDDSSDVSSTHSSIMDYSGPRLYKQPATKSNRGIMLNAVEYCVFPGAVNAEAKRRVLEEIARSESKHFLVLFRDAGCQFRALYSYCPDTDTVAKLYGTGPKHVNDRMFDKFFKYNSGSKCFSQVHTKHLTVTIDAFTIHNSLWQGKKVQLPSKKDMALVI